A stretch of the Sulfurospirillum sp. UCH001 genome encodes the following:
- a CDS encoding iron-sulfur cluster assembly scaffold protein, protein MAKNSLIGGSIWEEYSQKVQDLMNHPRNMGELTEEDAKNMGGKLIIADFGAESCGDAVRLYWIVDEATEIIKAAKFKSFGCGTAIASSDTMAELCIGKTVSEAVKITNIDVEKAMRDTPDVPAVPPQKMHCSVMAYDVIKAAAASFKGVDAASFEDDIIVCECARVSLGTIKEVIRINNLKTVEEITNYTKAGAFCKSCIKPGGHEAREYYLVDILRDTRAEMEHDHLLAISNAKIEGSNTINFDDLTVVKKFQQIEAVIDENIRPMLVMDGGNLEILDIKEGDDKMTDVYIRYLGACSGCASSSTGTLFAIEAVLQEKLSKNIRILPI, encoded by the coding sequence ATGGCAAAAAATAGTTTGATTGGTGGCTCCATCTGGGAGGAGTACAGCCAAAAAGTACAAGATTTGATGAACCACCCACGTAACATGGGAGAACTCACTGAAGAAGATGCAAAAAACATGGGTGGAAAGCTCATTATTGCAGACTTTGGTGCGGAGAGTTGTGGTGATGCGGTAAGACTTTACTGGATTGTTGATGAAGCAACAGAAATCATCAAAGCGGCAAAATTTAAAAGCTTTGGTTGTGGTACTGCGATTGCAAGTTCTGACACAATGGCAGAGCTTTGTATCGGCAAAACAGTTTCTGAAGCCGTAAAAATTACGAATATTGACGTTGAAAAAGCAATGCGCGATACACCAGATGTTCCTGCTGTTCCACCTCAAAAAATGCACTGTTCTGTTATGGCATACGATGTTATCAAAGCAGCAGCAGCATCTTTTAAAGGTGTAGATGCGGCATCATTTGAAGATGACATTATCGTTTGTGAATGTGCACGTGTAAGCCTTGGAACGATCAAAGAAGTCATTCGTATTAACAACCTTAAAACCGTTGAAGAGATTACGAACTACACCAAAGCAGGCGCATTTTGTAAATCCTGTATCAAACCTGGTGGACATGAAGCAAGAGAGTACTATCTGGTTGATATCTTAAGAGATACCAGAGCAGAGATGGAACATGACCATCTGCTTGCTATTTCTAATGCAAAAATTGAAGGTAGCAATACCATCAACTTTGATGATTTAACTGTTGTTAAAAAATTCCAACAAATCGAAGCAGTTATTGATGAAAATATCCGCCCAATGTTGGTTATGGATGGCGGTAACCTTGAGATTTTAGATATCAAAGAGGGCGATGATAAAATGACTGACGTTTACATTCGCTATCTTGGCGCATGTAGTGGTTGTGCAAGTAGCTCTACAGGCACACTTTTCGCGATTGAAGCTGTACTACAAGAGAAATTAAGTAAAAATATACGAATATTACCTATCTAA
- the folE gene encoding GTP cyclohydrolase I FolE, with protein MHRQEEFEQAVKTMLEIIGENTNREGLLKTPTRVFKAYEYMTQGYHQSPNEVLGEALFESDNNQMVLIKDIEFYSMCEHHLLPIIGRAHVAYIPNGKVVGLSKIPRMVDIFARRLQIQEQLTEQIAKAIDDVIAPKGVGVVIQARHMCMEMRGVEKTHSNTTTSALRGLFLKADTRKEFFDIINAPQANRY; from the coding sequence ATGCACAGACAAGAAGAGTTTGAACAAGCTGTCAAAACCATGCTCGAAATTATCGGTGAAAACACCAATAGAGAAGGGCTCTTAAAAACCCCAACGCGCGTATTTAAAGCGTATGAGTACATGACTCAAGGCTATCATCAAAGCCCCAATGAAGTGTTGGGAGAAGCGCTTTTTGAGAGCGACAATAATCAAATGGTCCTTATTAAAGATATTGAATTTTATTCGATGTGTGAACATCACCTTCTACCGATTATTGGACGTGCGCATGTAGCGTATATTCCCAATGGAAAAGTCGTAGGACTTTCTAAAATTCCACGTATGGTAGACATCTTTGCGCGTCGTCTTCAAATTCAAGAACAACTTACCGAACAAATTGCAAAAGCGATTGATGATGTTATCGCTCCTAAAGGAGTGGGCGTTGTCATTCAAGCACGTCATATGTGTATGGAGATGCGCGGCGTTGAAAAAACGCATTCCAATACTACGACATCAGCACTTCGAGGGCTCTTTCTTAAGGCAGATACGAGAAAAGAGTTTTTCGATATCATTAACGCACCACAGGCAAATCGCTACTAA
- a CDS encoding threonine/serine exporter family protein, with amino-acid sequence MLLEYGAESRLIEQLASRLGRALGCTSIEISLIPSAIVLTTLIGESSVTTTRRAHEQPINMSIVHQIVSICILAEQNPRDIVLIERKIENIHANHYPKWLVIPAIGLSCAAFSHLHGADWAGFWITFLASAVGMAVRMELSSRKYSLLIVFAFTAFICTLVASLSLYHGLSDTANIVLSSSVLLLVPGFPYINAMLDAFKGYISMGWGRWAQATLLTLMTSLGIMLAIGILGVKGW; translated from the coding sequence ATGCTGTTAGAATATGGCGCAGAGAGTCGTCTTATCGAGCAACTCGCTTCTCGCTTAGGAAGAGCGCTAGGATGTACTTCCATTGAAATTTCACTCATTCCCTCAGCCATTGTTCTTACCACTCTCATCGGTGAGTCTTCGGTAACCACCACACGAAGGGCTCATGAACAACCCATCAATATGTCGATTGTTCATCAAATTGTCTCTATTTGTATCTTAGCGGAACAAAACCCTCGCGACATTGTGCTGATTGAACGAAAAATTGAGAATATCCATGCTAACCATTACCCAAAATGGCTCGTCATCCCTGCTATTGGGCTTTCATGTGCTGCTTTTAGCCATTTGCATGGTGCAGATTGGGCTGGTTTTTGGATCACATTTTTGGCTTCTGCTGTGGGTATGGCGGTACGGATGGAGCTCTCATCTCGCAAATATTCTCTGCTCATTGTGTTTGCATTTACCGCATTTATCTGCACACTTGTAGCAAGCCTCTCGTTGTATCATGGTTTAAGTGACACTGCAAATATTGTGCTTTCTTCAAGCGTTCTCTTACTTGTTCCTGGGTTTCCCTATATCAATGCTATGCTTGACGCTTTCAAAGGATACATCAGTATGGGATGGGGACGTTGGGCACAAGCAACACTGCTGACACTCATGACGTCACTGGGAATTATGCTTGCAATCGGTATTTTGGGGGTAAAAGGATGGTAA
- a CDS encoding DASS family sodium-coupled anion symporter produces MFNTKKIIFIVLALIAMLSMIYLTPEMAGLNFKAKVALGVGIFAIIVWITQALDDAQSGFLIITFLVLFGAGKMSEALIGYSSTGVWIVVLGMIMAACMGDTGLSKRLALIIVSKIGKSAINLYWAISLVTLLMTFFIPSLAAKTLLVIPIITSMGLAFGVEKGQSSLVKGLIYIVTIAGTMYCMGIMTSHAANPISVSLIKNATGITVGWMEWFKIGMPPALLMGLIATYMIIKMFPPDIKDISAGQDVMQKQLSEMGKMSAKEIYTFVIFIMTLLLWATDKLHGLDTTLVALLAVAAMIAPVPTQVMTWKEAEKKVPWNVFIVYGAGLSMGSLLVKTGAAAWLASTFFHPLLNLDVKLQVVIFIWLMLALQVLFTGAGPKTTALTPVVIAHAIAVAALPANAGMQVTAFVLLVAMNMLHQYLLPVSNLPNIIGLATEEITSSELIKVGAIMSLFGAVFCTIMVYTYWSWIGLF; encoded by the coding sequence ATGTTTAACACTAAGAAGATTATTTTTATTGTTTTGGCTTTAATCGCCATGCTTTCCATGATTTATCTTACCCCTGAAATGGCAGGACTCAATTTTAAAGCAAAAGTAGCGCTTGGTGTTGGCATTTTTGCCATCATTGTCTGGATCACACAAGCACTGGATGACGCGCAAAGTGGCTTTTTAATCATCACTTTTTTAGTGCTCTTTGGCGCAGGTAAAATGAGTGAAGCACTCATTGGATATTCTTCAACGGGCGTTTGGATTGTTGTGTTAGGTATGATAATGGCAGCCTGTATGGGTGATACGGGACTTTCCAAAAGACTTGCGCTCATCATTGTAAGCAAGATTGGAAAATCAGCCATCAATCTATACTGGGCGATTTCACTCGTAACCCTTCTTATGACCTTTTTTATCCCTTCCCTTGCAGCTAAAACACTTTTAGTTATACCGATTATCACCTCGATGGGTTTGGCATTTGGTGTTGAAAAAGGACAAAGTTCGTTGGTTAAAGGCTTGATTTATATTGTCACCATTGCAGGCACGATGTACTGTATGGGCATTATGACCTCACACGCCGCAAACCCTATCTCTGTCAGCCTCATCAAAAATGCAACAGGAATAACCGTAGGCTGGATGGAGTGGTTTAAAATCGGCATGCCACCAGCCCTACTTATGGGCTTAATTGCAACGTATATGATTATTAAGATGTTTCCACCTGACATTAAAGACATCTCAGCGGGTCAAGATGTTATGCAAAAACAGCTAAGCGAGATGGGAAAAATGAGCGCAAAAGAGATTTATACGTTTGTCATTTTTATCATGACACTTCTTTTATGGGCAACTGATAAACTCCATGGACTTGACACCACGCTTGTTGCACTCCTTGCCGTTGCTGCGATGATAGCTCCCGTGCCGACTCAAGTCATGACATGGAAAGAAGCTGAGAAAAAAGTCCCTTGGAATGTTTTTATCGTGTATGGAGCTGGCTTATCTATGGGTTCATTACTCGTTAAAACAGGTGCTGCTGCGTGGCTTGCCAGTACATTTTTTCATCCCTTACTCAATCTTGATGTCAAACTACAAGTCGTCATTTTTATTTGGCTGATGCTAGCCCTTCAAGTCTTGTTTACAGGTGCAGGTCCAAAAACAACCGCTTTAACTCCTGTGGTTATCGCTCATGCTATCGCTGTTGCGGCTCTTCCAGCCAATGCCGGTATGCAAGTGACTGCATTTGTTCTTTTGGTTGCTATGAATATGCTCCACCAATACCTACTCCCCGTCTCTAACCTTCCAAATATCATCGGTCTAGCAACGGAAGAGATCACCTCAAGCGAGTTGATTAAAGTGGGAGCCATCATGAGCTTGTTTGGGGCTGTATTTTGTACGATTATGGTTTATACCTATTGGAGTTGGATAGGGCTATTTTAA
- a CDS encoding MFS transporter produces MFKTIFPLSLIISLRFLGLFIVLPVLSVYALHLEGSNEFLVGITIGGYAATQMLLQIPFGIMSDKIGRKITIFIGLVIFLIGSLICAYSETIYGLMIGRFLQGAAAIGAVGTAMISDMVKEEVRGHAMAIMGGCIAASFAISMMLGSVIGGYYGVDKLFFITAALSIFAIIVLYTKVPNPPKIVHHYGADETELKHILKDKNLMNMNITNMLQKGMMTLAFMVIPIIMVQEFGFAKKELWMVYLPAMVFGVLAMGPSAILGEKKHRSKEMLMIGVAFFAISYVMMGYAHAAPWFIVGVVIFFIGFNMHEPLMQSMASKYAKVHQKGAALGVFNTFGYAGTFIGGVFGGYFLQHFGIKEIAWVIFITCILWLFLIATLKNPSHNKNIYLSYDSFDLVRAEHLHHVIGVVEWYRNESERILVVKYDTNVTNKETILAVLS; encoded by the coding sequence ATGTTTAAAACTATTTTCCCACTTAGCCTTATTATTTCACTCCGTTTTTTAGGTCTCTTTATCGTCTTACCCGTCCTCTCTGTTTATGCACTTCATTTGGAGGGCTCAAACGAATTTTTAGTGGGTATTACCATCGGTGGTTATGCCGCTACCCAGATGCTTCTTCAAATTCCTTTTGGCATCATGTCTGATAAAATTGGACGTAAAATTACTATTTTTATTGGTCTGGTTATCTTTCTTATCGGCTCACTGATTTGTGCCTACAGCGAAACCATTTATGGCTTGATGATTGGACGTTTCCTACAAGGGGCTGCTGCTATTGGCGCTGTTGGAACTGCGATGATCAGCGACATGGTCAAAGAAGAAGTACGAGGTCATGCCATGGCGATCATGGGTGGCTGTATCGCAGCGAGTTTTGCCATTTCTATGATGTTAGGCTCTGTGATTGGCGGCTATTACGGTGTGGATAAACTCTTTTTTATCACCGCAGCGCTTTCTATTTTTGCGATCATCGTACTTTATACTAAAGTACCCAATCCTCCAAAAATTGTTCACCATTACGGTGCAGATGAAACCGAACTCAAACACATCCTCAAAGATAAAAATCTGATGAACATGAACATCACCAACATGCTTCAAAAGGGCATGATGACTTTAGCGTTTATGGTCATTCCTATCATTATGGTGCAAGAGTTTGGCTTTGCAAAAAAAGAGCTTTGGATGGTGTATCTACCAGCAATGGTCTTTGGTGTGCTAGCTATGGGGCCTTCCGCGATTTTAGGTGAGAAAAAACATCGCTCAAAAGAGATGCTCATGATCGGTGTGGCATTTTTCGCTATCAGCTATGTAATGATGGGTTATGCACATGCAGCACCATGGTTTATTGTCGGTGTTGTTATCTTCTTCATCGGCTTTAACATGCATGAGCCTTTAATGCAATCTATGGCAAGTAAATACGCTAAAGTGCATCAAAAAGGCGCTGCATTAGGCGTTTTTAACACATTTGGTTATGCTGGAACATTTATCGGCGGTGTGTTTGGTGGTTATTTCTTACAACATTTTGGTATTAAAGAGATTGCATGGGTTATCTTCATCACCTGTATTCTCTGGCTATTTCTCATAGCTACTCTTAAAAACCCAAGTCACAACAAAAACATTTACCTTTCTTATGATAGCTTTGATCTTGTTCGTGCAGAGCATTTGCACCACGTGATCGGTGTTGTCGAATGGTATCGCAATGAAAGTGAACGCATTTTAGTCGTTAAATATGACACAAATGTAACCAACAAAGAGACAATTTTAGCCGTTCTTTCTTAG
- a CDS encoding molybdopterin molybdotransferase MoeA — MSKTFLPFDETLKALEDSITTEMGIENLFIGDALGRFLAVDIVALENNPTHTTSSMDGYAIRFEDQQLGSLVISDFIPAGTETHGVVHKGECVKTFTGTLMSEGSDTLIPIENVEVKEGKIYITSAVSKGFAVRPVGENYKAGEVLIKKGTKIGFAEIGVMAEIGLVQVEVFMKPRVAILSTGNEILDFGEPKVSNAQIRSSNHVTVEAILKQLGCECMRFKLIRDDRDLIEKQLRQALMWSDIVITTGGGSVGDFDFIQSILTDMKIENIIDGSYMKPGRHIRVVKAGHKYIYALPGFPYSASVCTFLFIAPLLRKLRAQTFALPTIKAYMGELYKKRSKFVEFTACNLRFNQGQLTVDLEGKKEGSSAILNNLLDNPVLLRVEKDVQKIEKGEMVDVVLLDL, encoded by the coding sequence ATGAGTAAAACCTTCCTCCCTTTTGATGAAACACTAAAGGCTCTTGAAGACTCCATCACAACAGAAATGGGCATTGAAAATCTTTTCATCGGTGATGCACTTGGACGCTTCCTTGCTGTTGATATCGTTGCATTGGAAAACAATCCCACCCATACTACCTCTTCAATGGATGGTTATGCCATTCGCTTTGAAGACCAGCAGTTAGGCTCACTTGTCATTAGCGATTTTATCCCTGCAGGGACTGAGACGCATGGTGTGGTGCATAAAGGTGAATGTGTAAAAACCTTTACAGGCACACTAATGAGTGAGGGCAGTGATACACTCATTCCTATTGAAAATGTAGAGGTGAAAGAAGGAAAAATTTACATCACTTCTGCGGTTTCCAAAGGTTTTGCGGTTCGACCTGTCGGGGAGAACTATAAAGCAGGTGAAGTGCTCATCAAAAAAGGCACGAAGATTGGCTTTGCTGAGATTGGTGTGATGGCAGAAATCGGCTTAGTGCAAGTTGAAGTTTTTATGAAACCACGTGTTGCCATCCTCTCTACGGGCAATGAAATTTTAGACTTTGGCGAGCCAAAAGTTTCCAATGCTCAAATTCGAAGCTCCAATCACGTCACTGTTGAAGCCATTTTGAAACAGCTTGGTTGCGAATGTATGCGCTTCAAACTGATCCGAGACGATCGTGATCTTATAGAGAAACAACTTAGACAAGCGCTCATGTGGAGTGACATTGTCATTACCACAGGTGGCGGTAGTGTTGGTGATTTTGACTTTATCCAAAGTATTTTGACCGATATGAAAATCGAAAATATCATCGATGGCTCGTACATGAAACCAGGTCGTCACATTCGTGTTGTGAAAGCAGGACACAAATACATTTACGCGTTGCCAGGTTTTCCGTACAGTGCTTCGGTTTGTACCTTCTTGTTCATCGCTCCATTACTGCGCAAACTCCGTGCGCAAACCTTTGCCCTGCCAACGATAAAAGCATATATGGGTGAACTTTATAAAAAACGCTCCAAATTTGTAGAATTTACCGCATGTAATCTTCGTTTTAATCAAGGACAACTTACTGTTGACTTAGAAGGCAAAAAAGAGGGCAGTAGTGCCATCCTCAATAATCTCTTAGACAATCCCGTTCTTTTACGCGTTGAAAAAGATGTTCAAAAAATTGAAAAAGGCGAGATGGTCGATGTTGTATTGTTAGACTTGTAA
- a CDS encoding MoaD/ThiS family protein: protein MAKIEFLGPLGRPSIEVDIANLQELKSYFKEDKELQDWLAICAVAVNDTLVCDLNMPISKEDKISLLPPVCGG from the coding sequence GTGGCAAAAATCGAATTTTTGGGCCCACTCGGACGCCCTAGTATTGAAGTAGATATTGCAAATCTACAAGAACTCAAAAGCTATTTTAAAGAAGACAAAGAACTCCAAGATTGGCTTGCCATCTGTGCTGTTGCAGTGAACGACACCCTTGTTTGCGACCTTAATATGCCAATTTCCAAAGAAGATAAAATTTCCCTTCTACCTCCTGTTTGTGGCGGGTGA
- a CDS encoding NifS family cysteine desulfurase produces the protein MRVYLDNNATTMLDPEAFALMQPYFCEKFGNPNSLHQFGSESHPALRKAMDQLYAGINASDDDDIVITSCATESINWVIKGIYNDYILNGDKDHIITSEVEHPAVGSSCKFLEERGVKVTYLPVNTDGVISVEDLKNAITDKTALVSIMWANNETGMIFPIEEIGAICKERGVLFHTDGVQAVGKIPVDVKKANVDFMSFSGHKFHGPKGVGGLYIRGGQRLTPLLHGGEHMGGRRSGTLNVPGIIGMGKAMELAVAALDFEKSTVRRLRDKLEDALLKIPETIVVGTKEQRVPNTILISVKGIEGEAMLWDLNQNGIGASTGSACASEALESNPVMEAIGAEADLAHTALRLSLSRFTTEEEIDYAIDVINKAVVRLRAISSTYAYAPEWHVSKL, from the coding sequence ATGAGAGTCTATTTAGATAATAACGCGACAACGATGCTTGATCCAGAAGCATTTGCTCTAATGCAACCTTACTTTTGTGAAAAATTTGGTAACCCAAACTCTTTACATCAATTTGGTAGTGAGAGCCATCCAGCACTTCGCAAAGCTATGGATCAGCTCTATGCGGGTATTAATGCAAGCGATGATGATGACATCGTCATCACTTCCTGTGCTACGGAGAGTATTAACTGGGTCATTAAAGGAATTTATAACGACTATATTTTAAATGGCGATAAAGACCATATTATCACCAGTGAAGTAGAACACCCTGCGGTTGGCTCTTCCTGTAAATTTTTGGAAGAACGCGGTGTTAAAGTGACCTATCTACCTGTGAATACCGACGGTGTTATAAGCGTAGAAGATTTGAAAAATGCCATTACGGATAAAACAGCACTTGTGTCTATTATGTGGGCAAATAACGAAACAGGTATGATCTTCCCTATCGAAGAGATCGGTGCTATTTGTAAAGAAAGAGGCGTATTATTTCATACCGATGGTGTTCAAGCTGTTGGTAAAATCCCAGTAGATGTCAAAAAAGCAAATGTCGATTTTATGAGTTTTTCTGGACATAAATTCCACGGTCCAAAAGGCGTTGGTGGTCTTTATATTCGTGGTGGACAAAGACTAACACCTTTACTTCATGGTGGTGAACATATGGGTGGCCGCCGTAGTGGAACACTGAATGTTCCTGGCATTATTGGTATGGGAAAAGCGATGGAACTTGCTGTTGCTGCACTTGATTTTGAAAAAAGTACTGTAAGACGTCTTCGTGATAAACTTGAAGATGCACTGCTCAAAATTCCTGAGACAATCGTTGTAGGTACAAAAGAACAACGTGTTCCTAATACTATTTTGATTAGTGTTAAAGGTATTGAGGGTGAAGCGATGCTTTGGGATCTTAACCAAAATGGCATAGGTGCTAGTACAGGAAGTGCATGTGCGAGTGAAGCATTAGAGTCTAACCCTGTTATGGAAGCCATTGGTGCGGAAGCAGATTTGGCACATACAGCGCTTCGTTTATCACTTTCACGTTTTACGACTGAAGAAGAAATTGACTATGCGATTGATGTGATTAACAAAGCGGTTGTAAGACTTCGTGCAATTTCGAGTACCTATGCGTATGCCCCAGAGTGGCACGTCAGTAAATTATAA
- a CDS encoding molybdenum cofactor biosynthesis protein MoaE encodes MLELHNGPLAVNTILASWYDHICDKNYGAFIPFVGIVRDEDGIEGLSFDIYEPILNSWFNAWQEKAKEQNAYLLMAHSRGDVPNHTSSYIAAVVSPKRKVALKMINDFVEDFKANAPIWKYDLVDGKRVYAKERSHVLSGFGLLKADA; translated from the coding sequence ATGCTTGAACTTCACAATGGCCCTTTAGCGGTCAACACGATTTTAGCATCGTGGTATGATCACATTTGCGATAAAAACTATGGTGCATTTATCCCTTTTGTAGGTATCGTCAGAGATGAAGATGGCATAGAGGGGCTTAGTTTTGACATTTACGAGCCTATTTTAAATAGTTGGTTTAATGCATGGCAAGAAAAAGCTAAAGAGCAAAATGCCTATCTTTTGATGGCCCACTCTCGTGGTGATGTGCCAAACCACACATCAAGTTACATTGCAGCAGTAGTATCACCAAAACGTAAAGTTGCTCTTAAAATGATTAATGATTTTGTTGAAGACTTTAAAGCCAATGCGCCAATTTGGAAGTATGACTTGGTAGATGGTAAACGTGTCTATGCCAAAGAGCGCTCACATGTGCTTAGTGGTTTTGGACTCTTAAAGGCAGATGCATGA
- the fliI gene encoding flagellar protein export ATPase FliI, protein MPLTRLREKLHGKSLSPMFGTITKISSTTIEAMGLRPSIGDIVKIVSLDGNKSELGMITEVDRNSFFISPFGFIEGFKIGDKVFISEQGMMIPVGEELLGRVVDPFIRPKDGKGTVGATSMAPIMKAPLDPMKRGLINEPFRVGVKTIDGLLTCGKGQKMGIFAGSGVGKSTLMGMIVRGSEAPIKVVALIGERGREVPEFIEKNLGGNLENTVIIVATSDDSPLMRKYGAFTAMSIAEYFKNQGKDVLFMMDSVTRFAMAQREIGLALGEPPTSKGYPPSVLALLPQLMERAGKEEGKGSITAFFTVLVEGDDLSDPIADQSRSILDGHIVLSRELTDYGIYPPINIQNSASRVMGDVINTEHKKAAMRFKRLNSILKENEVLIRIGAYEKGNDKELDIAISKKEKMNGFLQQDPDEVFEFDTTVAELKQIIA, encoded by the coding sequence ATGCCACTCACTCGTCTTAGAGAAAAACTTCACGGCAAAAGCCTTTCTCCTATGTTTGGTACGATTACTAAAATTAGCTCCACAACCATTGAAGCGATGGGGCTAAGACCAAGCATTGGAGATATTGTCAAAATTGTCTCTTTAGATGGGAACAAAAGTGAACTCGGTATGATTACCGAAGTCGATCGTAACTCCTTTTTTATCTCTCCTTTTGGTTTTATCGAAGGTTTTAAAATCGGCGATAAAGTGTTCATTAGTGAACAAGGGATGATGATTCCTGTCGGCGAAGAGTTGCTGGGTCGCGTTGTTGATCCGTTTATTCGCCCCAAAGATGGCAAAGGAACGGTAGGTGCAACGTCAATGGCACCCATTATGAAAGCGCCACTTGACCCGATGAAAAGAGGACTCATTAATGAGCCGTTTCGTGTCGGTGTAAAAACCATTGATGGACTCTTAACCTGCGGAAAAGGCCAAAAAATGGGAATTTTTGCAGGAAGTGGTGTTGGTAAATCTACCTTGATGGGAATGATCGTAAGAGGGAGTGAAGCACCCATTAAAGTGGTTGCGCTCATTGGTGAGCGTGGACGTGAGGTCCCTGAGTTTATTGAAAAAAACTTGGGTGGCAATCTTGAAAACACTGTCATCATTGTTGCAACCAGCGATGACTCGCCATTGATGCGAAAATACGGTGCTTTTACAGCGATGAGTATTGCGGAGTACTTTAAAAATCAAGGTAAAGATGTCCTTTTTATGATGGACTCGGTCACACGTTTTGCGATGGCTCAACGTGAAATCGGATTGGCCTTAGGCGAGCCACCCACCTCAAAAGGTTATCCACCTTCGGTTTTAGCACTCTTACCACAGCTTATGGAGCGCGCCGGAAAAGAAGAGGGCAAAGGTTCGATTACAGCGTTCTTTACAGTATTGGTTGAAGGTGATGATCTGAGCGACCCGATTGCTGATCAATCCAGAAGTATTTTGGATGGTCACATTGTTTTGAGTCGTGAACTCACAGATTATGGAATTTATCCACCGATCAATATTCAAAACAGTGCCTCAAGGGTTATGGGCGATGTGATTAATACAGAGCATAAAAAAGCAGCGATGCGTTTTAAACGGCTCAATTCCATTTTAAAAGAGAACGAGGTTCTCATTCGTATTGGTGCATATGAAAAAGGCAATGATAAAGAGCTCGATATAGCGATCAGTAAAAAAGAGAAGATGAATGGTTTTTTACAGCAAGACCCTGACGAGGTTTTTGAATTTGATACAACCGTCGCTGAGTTAAAACAGATCATTGCGTAA
- a CDS encoding YqaA family protein, with the protein MSYFSLFLTSFASATLLPGGSEALFIYLLSEHLSPTLLLAIATLGNTLGSFINYILGKYATDFALSKGYMKEKHLIKASSVFEKYGAWSLLFSWLPIIGDPLTFVAGIVRYSWWKFLMIVGFAKFARYIFVYLGFLAIA; encoded by the coding sequence GTGAGCTATTTTTCTCTTTTTCTAACCAGCTTTGCTTCTGCCACACTTTTACCTGGTGGAAGCGAAGCGCTTTTTATCTATCTTCTCAGTGAACACTTAAGCCCTACTCTTCTTTTAGCCATTGCCACATTAGGCAATACTTTAGGCTCTTTTATCAATTATATCCTCGGAAAATATGCTACTGACTTTGCCCTATCTAAGGGCTATATGAAAGAAAAGCATCTTATCAAAGCGTCATCTGTTTTTGAAAAATATGGAGCATGGAGTCTTCTCTTCTCATGGCTTCCTATCATCGGAGATCCACTGACCTTTGTTGCGGGTATCGTACGCTATTCATGGTGGAAATTTCTCATGATCGTAGGATTTGCAAAATTTGCTCGGTATATTTTTGTCTATCTTGGATTTTTAGCTATCGCATAA
- a CDS encoding threonine/serine exporter family protein: protein MVIIELLLGALWAAIPAVGFGMIFNVPRSALPFCALGGALTYGVREVLLYQHLSIELSTFIAATTIGIIGVFWSRRYVMPRPVYTVPSIIPMIPGKYAYEMMISLVSMNTDGVTNALLSSFIENGLHAVSILFAIAFGLVLPSMYYTKRQQPII from the coding sequence ATGGTAATAATCGAGCTTTTGCTGGGTGCGCTCTGGGCAGCGATTCCAGCGGTGGGATTTGGAATGATTTTTAATGTACCCCGTTCTGCTTTACCTTTTTGTGCTTTAGGTGGGGCATTGACTTATGGCGTAAGAGAAGTGTTACTTTATCAGCATCTTTCCATTGAACTTTCTACATTTATCGCGGCAACTACCATCGGTATTATCGGCGTTTTTTGGTCAAGACGCTATGTGATGCCTCGCCCTGTGTACACTGTTCCCTCTATCATTCCTATGATTCCTGGCAAGTACGCTTATGAGATGATGATAAGCCTGGTTTCCATGAATACCGATGGAGTCACGAATGCCCTACTTTCAAGCTTTATTGAAAATGGTCTGCATGCGGTGAGTATCTTATTTGCGATTGCATTTGGGCTGGTTTTGCCATCCATGTACTACACAAAACGCCAACAGCCAATTATTTAA
- a CDS encoding CPXCG motif-containing cysteine-rich protein — protein MDNALFNKTITCPYCWENFSIFIEPSSEVGESYIEDCYVCCRPIEIYIASKHDDFIEIRVNRIEGNEF, from the coding sequence ATGGACAACGCGCTATTTAATAAAACGATCACCTGTCCTTACTGCTGGGAAAACTTTTCAATTTTTATCGAACCTAGTAGTGAAGTGGGAGAGAGTTATATTGAAGACTGTTATGTCTGCTGTCGCCCTATTGAAATTTACATCGCATCAAAGCATGACGACTTTATAGAGATTCGTGTTAATCGCATAGAAGGGAATGAGTTTTAA